From the genome of Bacteroidota bacterium:
CAAAACATACAACCCAAATGGCGATGAACATTTCTCTTGATATGAGGTGCCAGCCGGCAACCAGGTCGGCATTGGAAAAAAACTTCATGGCCAGCGCCACTTCCAAAAAACCCAATGAAACCTTTACCGTGTTCATCCAGCCACCTGATTTAGGCAGGGAATGCAGCCAGCCGGGGAACATGGCGAAAATTACAAAGGGCAAGGCCAGGCTTAAACCAAAACCGGTGAATCCCATCAAGGGACAAATAACACTTCCAGAATTAACAAGTGTGATCAAACCTGCTACATACGGAACAGTACACGAAAAAGAAACAAGTGCCAGTGTTAAGGCCATAAAAAATATCCCGACAACACCGCCACGGTCAGATGCCTGATCGGCCTTATTCACCAAAGCATTAGGCAACGTAATCTCAAATGCTCCGAAAAAGGAGAATGCAAATATCATAAATAAAACAAAGAGAAATAGGTTAAAATACTCGTGAGAGGATATACCATAAACAAAATTACCGAATACAATTCCGAGTACATCGAAGATCAGAATGATAAAGAAACCGTATAGCATTGCTTTTTGAATGCCATGTGAACGCTTTTTACTTTGCTTTACAAAAAATGCGGTTGTTAAAGGAAGCATTGAAAAGATACATGGAGCCAACAACGCACCTAAACCGGCCAATATGCCGTACCAAAAAGATGCGAAAGGACTGCAATCATTAACAGGGGGAGCCGGGACAGTTGTTATACCCGCTTCAACCGAAGTTTTCCTGACTGTATCGGCCACAGCAGAATCGACAGCGATAGGATTTGTTTTAGACGTGTCTATACCAGACGGCAGTTCCGCTCTGTCAAATTTAAACGTAAAATATTCTTCTTCTGGGATACAAACTTCCTTACAAACCTGGTAGGATATTGTACCGGTTATCTTAAACGGATCACCGGACAATCGCTTTATTTTTTGCCTGAATATTGCTTCGTCTGTAAAGTAACGCACATCCACTTCAAAGATTTCGTCCCTCTCTTTAATGACTTTACTTTCATTTAATTTACCTACAAGGTTATAATTTTTTTTATCAGGCTTAAATGTAAAAATAGCGGCTTGAGGACCGGGCTCATCTTTATAGGTTTGAAAAGGAGAGTATAAATGCCAGTCAGGCTCTATACTGGCTTTCATGACCAGTTCACTTTCGGTATCACTGATCTTAAGGATTGAATAACTCCATTTAGCCGGATGTTTTATTTGTGCAGCGAGGTTTACCTGCGCCCCACTATAATTGCCAGCCCATAAAATAATGAACAGCGCTGCGAATGATTTTTTAAACAAACTGATCATAATATTTATAATACCCTGAAATGAATGGTAAAAATACGGAATTTTTATGGGAGAGGCTAAACAAACCAAAGCCGATACCAACGAGTGATACCGGCTGTGGAAAATTTAATCAAAAACAATTAAACCAAACAAGAAAAAAAGTTTTGACTAAATTTTTATTTCATGGATACGATGGATGGGGAGTACAATTCCCTGCTTTAAAATGATCCGTTTATCGGTTACACCCCATATTGTTGTTTCTATCTGCTTGATGCCATTTGCATCCTCAAATATTATTTTAATTTTTCCGTGTTCAACGTTACCCAACTTTAAGGCCTTGTCGAGCTCCGTTTTACGTGCCTTAATATCATCGGCTGAAATTAACACTTCTGCCGCAGGGAACCGGAGATTGACCACTTCCTCCTTCTCAATAACTTCGGGTCGTTTAATGTTTGCTTCCATAAATAATAGGTTCTTAATGATGTTAAACGCATTTGTTTGAAAAACGTTACAAAAAAACTAAAAAAATTTACACGCCGCTTTTTCCGGTCAGCCTATCCTTAATTATTTCCAGTAGTTCACCCGCTCTCTGGCTCCCGATGCGGTATTTAAGCCCTGTCCTATCAGTCAACTCAACAAGCTCATTTCCACGCGTGTAAAAACGAATCTTCCCCTTACTATGCAGATTATACACAGAGCGTCCAACAGAATGTTTACGGTACCTTACTTTCCGGACTGAAGCTATATCGGTAAATTTTATCTTCACCTTCCTGGATGTCCACAAACCGGTTAAGATGATGCCGTCATTCTGTACAATGGTATGCATATGGACAATAAATACAAGACCAATTGAAAACAACAGGATGATAATACCCATGATAAAAAAAAGCTGACCTGAATTTTCAATGCTCTGAACCGGATACGAACCAATGTGAATACCTGATACATCAACGGGCTTGGGATTTTCGGACCAATAATAAGCTAAAAAACAAAACAACGCCAATACAGTTCTACGAAGTATGGATTGGTTATTCGAACCCAGGTATTGTTTCTCTTCAAAAAGGATTGGTTTGTCCATCATTTAAATATAGTCATAAAAATAGCAAATAGATATATTTTTCAGGAATCATATTCGGGATCAAAGCTCTGCAAAATCATGCTAAAATCAGTTCAATAGTACTATGTTTTCTTTTTCAAAATTCTTAATCCCAATTCTTAAATTCTAAATTAAAATGGACATAACATAAACAATCTCTGTTTTATCGGCCACCTTAAAACGATCATTGATCCTATGCCCTATAACCCAAACAATATGGGTGCCGGATGTAAGCAACCACGTGTTCTCCTTATCAATTAAGGAGAATTTATTATCAATAAAAAAATCGCTCAGTTTCTTTTTATGCTTCATACCCAATGGTCTGAAAGCATCCCCTTTTCGCCATTTACGGATGATCAAAGGAAATTTTAATTTATTAAAGTCGACACTCGCCACCTGTGTTGACCGGGAAATAGTATACGAACCGGCCTTAATTTTTGAAAATGTTAGCGAAAGTGGCTCAGTTACTTTTTTCATCCCTGGCCGAATAACATATTCGCCATCACCTGAAACCGTGTTTGAAGTAATGATGAGCCTAAATCTGTCTTTTACCAGGCGATGTGTAGCCGAAAAAAATTGTCTGCCTGTGCGATCATCAATCATTGCTTTCAATACATCATTGCAAACAGTCTCGTTAAATCCATAGGGGCTCAATAACTCATATAAATAAACGGGAGCCGGATCAAGCTTTAACAGCTTTCTCACATCCACTTCAACCCCATTTTTCTTCTTTACGATCAGTCTCGGAAGTTTTTCGCCAATCGCTTCCCTGTAAACTTTTTCTACCTGCTGAAAGTATTCAATATCCCTGCTGATGGCGGCCCCCAGATTAGGATTGATTTCCTTTAAAACAGGGATGACTTTATGCCGGAGCTTATTCCGGATATATTTATCAGAACTGTTACTGCTGTCCTCGCGAAACGATATTTCATTCTTCTTAACATAGTCTTCAATATCGAACCTTGTCGCAAACAATAAAGGGCGAACGATCTTACCCCTTTGTAAAGGAATTCCATGCAGGCCTCCAATACCCGTACCACGGATTAAATTGATGAATAAAGTTTCTATTTCATCGTCCTTATGGTGGGCAATTGCAACGTAATCATACTTATTTGCCTTTCGAATCTCTTCAAACCATTCGTACCTCAATTGCCGCGCTGCCATTTGAACAGAAACATTATGCTTCCCTGCAAAAGCTTGCGTATCAAAGCGCTTGGTATGAAATTGGACTTTAAACTTTTTCGCCAACTGTTTTACAAATTTCTCATCCCCTTCGCTCTCTTTTCCACGCAAACCAAAATTGCAATGTGCAATACCGAATTTATATCCGGCTTCGTGACATAAATACGCAAGCACGACCGAATCGATCCCTCCACTTACAGCCAATAACAGCTTATGTTCAGGAGTGAACAGATCCTTATCGGAAATAAATTTTTTAAACCGGTTGAGCATCTCCTTTTGAATATTTATTTCCAGGCTCCAAATGATGCGCTCCCAGCACTTCAAGCATAGCATTTGCTTTCAAAAGACATTCATCATATTCCTGCTCAGCATTGGCCCGGCTTGTTATAGCACTTCCTACCATGAATGACAAATACTTATCCGAAGCGTTGTACAAAATGCTCCTGATCACCACATTAAAATCAAAATCTCCTGAAGGTGTTATATAACCAACCGCTCCCGAATACAACCCGCGTTTCGTAGATTCATATTGTTCGATCAACTCCATTGCTTTTACTTTTGGCGCCCCTGTCATGGAACCCATGGGAAAAGCATTTTTAATGGCATCAATAAAATGAAATCCCTCTTTCAATTCAGCACTTACACTCGATATCATCTGGTGAACCTGCCTGAAGGTATACACGCCGTATAATTCCTCCACTTTAACGCTTCCCTGTATAGCTGACCGGGACAAGTCATTCCGAACCAGGTCAACTATCATTACATTTTCATTCCGTTCCTTTTCATCAAAGTGAAGCCTGCTCTTTAATTGTTCGTCTTCAAATAAATTCTCTCCGCGTCTTGCAGTACCTTTTATCGGCTGCGACAAAAGCCTGTTCCCGGATTTCTTCAGGAACCGTTCCGGACTTGATGAAAGTAAATAGCTATCTTTTATTTTATAAAAGGCCGAAAAAGGGGTTTGCGAAACTTCGTTAAGGGATAAATATGTTTGTACAGGATCAAGGATTGCCTGCTCGGCAAAAAACTCCATACAAAAATTCATTTCATAGATATCACCGCGACGGATATGTTTTTTGATTGAATTTACACCGGAAATATATTTTTCTTTTGTGATACGGGAATTAACAGAACATGTTACCGGCTGATGGTTAGCGGTTGCTGGCTGGCTTGAAATGGTTTTAATCAGCTCTCTCATTTGAACTTCGGTGGAATATTGTTTCAGATAGCCGACCTGAAGATGGTTCCCTTTCAGCAAAAACAAATACCTGGGTTGAAAAAAATACATTTCGGGAAACTGAATTCCGTCAAAATTGTTTGAAGTAAGTTTTTCAATTTGATTTTTCAGGTCGTACGAAAAATGACCAAATAGCCAGTCGTTGGTTTGCGTATAATATTGTTTTAACTCTCCGAAAGCATTATTACCATTGAACTTACAGGAACTAACAGAGTCGACACCCAACATCAGATCGTAGGAATGTTCAACGTCAATATGCTCATATGAAGCAGAGACATTACCATTACTATTTAAAAAACTTACATTCTCAAATGTACTACACCAATGCAATAATTTATTTGCAAAATCCTTTATGTCTTGTAATTCTGTTTTAATAAAACTGCGCATAGTTCAACAAGATATAAGGAATTTAATTACATACAACCTTGGTTATAAATATCAAACTCCTTTATTTTGATCCTTCAGGAAATCACGAAAAATATCATTATTTTCAGGAAACTAATTTATCGTAAAAAATCGTAACTTTTAGGAGTATTTTTTCGTATTAAATAACTGCATATAGATATATGCGACAGAATTAGCCAGTATCCGCAAAGGTGTTTTAACATACTACAGCCTGAAAATTTATCAGAAAATAGAAAAATGAAAAAGGAGAGACATGTTCATGTTGAATTACGCTTTTTTTCTCTCGTGATTTTTTCTGCTATTTCCTGCAATTATGCCTGGGCACAGGGTGGTGAATGGACATGGATGACCGGTGACAGTGCCATTAATAAAAATGGCGTTTATGGAACGATGGGGACTGAAGCAGTTGGAAATAAACCAGGATCACGCGATGGACACCTTGTATGGACTGATAATTCAGGTAATTTATGGATGTTTGGAGGTGACGGATATGCCAATTCAGGCACATGGACTTCATTAAATGATCTGTGGAAATATAATGCAGCAACTAATAATTGGACATGGATCAAAGGAGATAGCACCAGGGTAGGGACAAAATATTGTACATATGGCACGAAAGGAGTTGCTGCAGCAACAAATAAATTGGGCTACCGATGGCATTCAGCTTGTTGGGTAGACGCCTCTGGTAATTTCATGTGCTTTGCCGGAATCGGTCTTACTACCACACCATATGTTTCAACAGACAGGACTAATGATATTTGGAAATATAATCCTTCTACCGATCAATGGACCTGGATAAAAGGTGATACTGTATCCAATAAAAAAGGTGTTTATGGAACTTTAGGAACGGCCGCCGCCGCCAATAATCCGGGTGCCCGCCATGCACCAGCTCATTGGATTGATGCATCGGGCAATTTATGGGCTTTGGGAGGAAATGGGTATGCGGCATCCTCCACTTCAAATAAGAACTTAAATGATTTATGGAAGTATGATATTTCTTCAGGGAACTGGACATGGATAAAAGGTGACAGTACACAGGATAAAAATGGGGTTTATGGAACTAAGGGAGTACCTGCCTCAACAAACAATCCGGGAGGAAGATATGCAGCTCTTTGCTGGAAAGATAACACGGGTACTTTTTGGCTTATGGGTGGCATAGGCCGGGGCTCAATATCCGGTGGGGCAACAACCGGCCGTTTAGGTGATCTGTGGTCATATAATACATCCACAAACGAATGGACATGGGTATCCGGAGATAGTCTGGTAGTGTCTACAAATAGTTACGGCACACAATGTGTTTCCGCCGCCAGTAACAATCCAGGCGGGCGCAGATATGGAGCATCCTGGATCGATAACCTTTACCAACATGCCTGGATTTTTGGAGGAGATGGACAACCTTCTACGAATTATTTTGATAATTTATGGGTATACACAATCACAGGTAATCAATGGGTTTGGTTAAAGGGAAATTCAACAACCAACAACTTTGGAGTATATGGTACAAAAGGTGTTTCAGCGGCAACAAATAATCCCGGGGGAAGGAATCACCTTTCAAACTATCAATGGAAAGATAACGATGGCAACTTTTATCTTTTCGGAGGTGAAGGAAGGTCCGTTGCTTCAGCTGGTGGAGCAAGCCGACTGAATGATTTATGGAGATTTAAACCGCAAGGAACATGCGGCGCTTTGTTACCTATAGAATTAGTATCTCTTGAGTGTTTCACTCAAAACAACTATAGTATTATAGAATGGAGAACAGCCTCGGAAACAAATAATGACTACTTTATACTTGAGCGATCAGTTGATGGAAATAATTTTGAAATGGTGAAACAAATAAAAGGAAGCGGCACCAATGGAGAATTAAAAAGTTATACTGCGACAGTTAACAATACGGGGGCCGACTATTACTACCGCTTAAAGCAGGTCGATTTTGACGGAAAATATACTTATTCGAATATTTTTACCTGCACACAAAGTGAAGGTTCGGGCAATGATAAAGGCGAAATCATTGTTTTTCCCAATCCTTCTGATGGGAAAACCATCTATTTAAAACTTAAGGGCCTGACTGGTGAAGAAAAAGTATTGGTTGTGTTAATTAATGTTTTGGGGCAAACAGTTTTTTCGAAGGTTACTTTTACCGATATAAATGGCTCCGCACTTGAAGCTATCGACGAGAAACAAATGCTTAGCCCGGGCGTATACATGGCCATTGGCTACGTTCGAAATGAAATTTATAAGCAAAAAATTATAATAAAATAATTTCCGGTACTAATATTGAGGATCAGTTTTTCAACACCAGTTGTTTCAGGGCCTCAATCCATTTAGGGTGGCTGTTCAGGCTTTCAACCAGCTGCAGCTTTTCACCGCCATGCTCACGGAATATTTCGTTGTACTCAACTCCTATCTCATAAATCGTTTCCAGGCAATCCGCCACAAAAGCGGGAGAGAACACGAGCATTCGTTTAATTCCCTGTTTTGCCTTTTCCTCAACCACTTTATCCGAATAGGGCTTCAGCCACTTATCATTAAGCCGCGATTGAAATGCAGTTGTGTACTTGTCCTGAGGAATATTCAACCGCTTTACCAATTGACGTGTTGTTTCGAAACATGCCGCCCTGTAACAATACTGATTATTTGCATTGACACTATCGCAACAACTTCCAAATGCACAGGTATTTGTACCAAAATATGCAGAATCCTTTATAATATGTCTTTCCGGCAAACCATGGTAGCTGAATAAAAAATGATCGTACTCATTTAAATTGTACTGTCCAGCAATGACCACCATTGAATCGATATAACCCGGAACATCATAAAATTTACTGATGATCTTAACGGGGGGCGCGCCATCCCATTTGCGTAACACATCCTTCGTCTTATCAATGGATGACTCTGTACTGGATGAGGCATACTGGGGATATAAAGGAAGAACGATGATCTTTGAAACCTTTTGTTCACGTAAGTCAGCCAAAGCAGAATCAATGGATGGGCTCTGATAACGCATACCCAATTCAACAATATAATTATCTCCTAACGCATCCTGCAATTTTTCTTTCACACTTTGTCCATGAATTAAAAGCGGAGACCCTTTTTCAGTCCATATTTGCTGGTACAACTTCGCCGATTTTGAAGCACGAAAAGGAACAATGATCGCATTCACCAAAA
Proteins encoded in this window:
- a CDS encoding anthranilate synthase component I family protein produces the protein MRSFIKTELQDIKDFANKLLHWCSTFENVSFLNSNGNVSASYEHIDVEHSYDLMLGVDSVSSCKFNGNNAFGELKQYYTQTNDWLFGHFSYDLKNQIEKLTSNNFDGIQFPEMYFFQPRYLFLLKGNHLQVGYLKQYSTEVQMRELIKTISSQPATANHQPVTCSVNSRITKEKYISGVNSIKKHIRRGDIYEMNFCMEFFAEQAILDPVQTYLSLNEVSQTPFSAFYKIKDSYLLSSSPERFLKKSGNRLLSQPIKGTARRGENLFEDEQLKSRLHFDEKERNENVMIVDLVRNDLSRSAIQGSVKVEELYGVYTFRQVHQMISSVSAELKEGFHFIDAIKNAFPMGSMTGAPKVKAMELIEQYESTKRGLYSGAVGYITPSGDFDFNVVIRSILYNASDKYLSFMVGSAITSRANAEQEYDECLLKANAMLEVLGAHHLEPGNKYSKGDAQPV
- a CDS encoding T9SS type A sorting domain-containing protein, with translation MKKERHVHVELRFFSLVIFSAISCNYAWAQGGEWTWMTGDSAINKNGVYGTMGTEAVGNKPGSRDGHLVWTDNSGNLWMFGGDGYANSGTWTSLNDLWKYNAATNNWTWIKGDSTRVGTKYCTYGTKGVAAATNKLGYRWHSACWVDASGNFMCFAGIGLTTTPYVSTDRTNDIWKYNPSTDQWTWIKGDTVSNKKGVYGTLGTAAAANNPGARHAPAHWIDASGNLWALGGNGYAASSTSNKNLNDLWKYDISSGNWTWIKGDSTQDKNGVYGTKGVPASTNNPGGRYAALCWKDNTGTFWLMGGIGRGSISGGATTGRLGDLWSYNTSTNEWTWVSGDSLVVSTNSYGTQCVSAASNNPGGRRYGASWIDNLYQHAWIFGGDGQPSTNYFDNLWVYTITGNQWVWLKGNSTTNNFGVYGTKGVSAATNNPGGRNHLSNYQWKDNDGNFYLFGGEGRSVASAGGASRLNDLWRFKPQGTCGALLPIELVSLECFTQNNYSIIEWRTASETNNDYFILERSVDGNNFEMVKQIKGSGTNGELKSYTATVNNTGADYYYRLKQVDFDGKYTYSNIFTCTQSEGSGNDKGEIIVFPNPSDGKTIYLKLKGLTGEEKVLVVLINVLGQTVFSKVTFTDINGSALEAIDEKQMLSPGVYMAIGYVRNEIYKQKIIIK
- the tilS gene encoding tRNA lysidine(34) synthetase TilS; its protein translation is MKCWERIIWSLEINIQKEMLNRFKKFISDKDLFTPEHKLLLAVSGGIDSVVLAYLCHEAGYKFGIAHCNFGLRGKESEGDEKFVKQLAKKFKVQFHTKRFDTQAFAGKHNVSVQMAARQLRYEWFEEIRKANKYDYVAIAHHKDDEIETLFINLIRGTGIGGLHGIPLQRGKIVRPLLFATRFDIEDYVKKNEISFREDSSNSSDKYIRNKLRHKVIPVLKEINPNLGAAISRDIEYFQQVEKVYREAIGEKLPRLIVKKKNGVEVDVRKLLKLDPAPVYLYELLSPYGFNETVCNDVLKAMIDDRTGRQFFSATHRLVKDRFRLIITSNTVSGDGEYVIRPGMKKVTEPLSLTFSKIKAGSYTISRSTQVASVDFNKLKFPLIIRKWRKGDAFRPLGMKHKKKLSDFFIDNKFSLIDKENTWLLTSGTHIVWVIGHRINDRFKVADKTEIVYVMSILI
- the hemH gene encoding ferrochelatase, producing MKTGILLINLGTPDSPSTADVRKYLTEFLNDPRVIDINPIARFFLVNAIIVPFRASKSAKLYQQIWTEKGSPLLIHGQSVKEKLQDALGDNYIVELGMRYQSPSIDSALADLREQKVSKIIVLPLYPQYASSSTESSIDKTKDVLRKWDGAPPVKIISKFYDVPGYIDSMVVIAGQYNLNEYDHFLFSYHGLPERHIIKDSAYFGTNTCAFGSCCDSVNANNQYCYRAACFETTRQLVKRLNIPQDKYTTAFQSRLNDKWLKPYSDKVVEEKAKQGIKRMLVFSPAFVADCLETIYEIGVEYNEIFREHGGEKLQLVESLNSHPKWIEALKQLVLKN
- a CDS encoding thioredoxin family protein; this translates as MISLFKKSFAALFIILWAGNYSGAQVNLAAQIKHPAKWSYSILKISDTESELVMKASIEPDWHLYSPFQTYKDEPGPQAAIFTFKPDKKNYNLVGKLNESKVIKERDEIFEVDVRYFTDEAIFRQKIKRLSGDPFKITGTISYQVCKEVCIPEEEYFTFKFDRAELPSGIDTSKTNPIAVDSAVADTVRKTSVEAGITTVPAPPVNDCSPFASFWYGILAGLGALLAPCIFSMLPLTTAFFVKQSKKRSHGIQKAMLYGFFIILIFDVLGIVFGNFVYGISSHEYFNLFLFVLFMIFAFSFFGAFEITLPNALVNKADQASDRGGVVGIFFMALTLALVSFSCTVPYVAGLITLVNSGSVICPLMGFTGFGLSLALPFVIFAMFPGWLHSLPKSGGWMNTVKVSLGFLEVALAMKFFSNADLVAGWHLISREMFIAIWVVCFGLMGIYLLGLIKFQHDDVGRVISVPRAVIAIVVLSFTLYLFPGLFGAPVNLIAGFPPPQTAEWSENLDIYNGASSSSDIKKVNDIHSARCPKGLVNCFHDYDKAISYAKEAGKPVMIDFTGWTCVNCRKMEQNVWSDPQVLKRIRDEYVLVSLYVDDREKLAPDAIYTNKEGREINTVGKKWLDFQLSHYKVNAQPYYVLVDHSGKELVPPVGYTPNVDEYIKYLDAGKAAFLSRK